A single window of Bos javanicus breed banteng chromosome 19, ARS-OSU_banteng_1.0, whole genome shotgun sequence DNA harbors:
- the FKBP10 gene encoding peptidyl-prolyl cis-trans isomerase FKBP10, which produces MLRAGPPSHTLLRLPLLQLLLLLLVQAVGRGLGRASPAGGPLEDVVIERYHIPRVCPREVQMGDFVRYHYNGTFEDGKKFDSSYDRHTLVAIVVGVGRLITGMDRGLMGMCVNERRRLIVPPHLGYGSIGVAGLIPPDATLYFDVVLLDVWNKEDTVQVSTLLRPPHCPRMVQDSDFVRYHYNGTLLDGTAFDTSYSKGGTYDTYVGSGWLIKGMDQGLLGMCPGERRKIVIPPFLAYGEKGYGTVIPSQASLVFHVLLIDVHNPKDTVQLETLELPPGCVRRAVAGDFMRYHYNGSLMDGTLFDSSYSRNHTYNTYVGQGYIIPGMDQGLQGSCMGERRRITIPPHLAYGENGTGDKIPGSAVLIFDVHVIDFHNPADPVEIKTLSRPLETCNETAKLGDFVHYHYNCSLLDGTRLFSSHDYGAPQEATLGAHKVIEGLDTGLQGMCVGERRQLVVPPHLAHGESGARGVPGSAVLLFEVELVSREDGLPTGYLFVWHEDPPAHLFEHMDLNKDGEVPVEEFSTFIKAQVSEGKGRLLPGQDPEKTIGDMFQNQDRNQDGKITAEELKLKSDEDQDRVHEEL; this is translated from the exons ATGCTCCGCGCGGGCCCCCCCAGCCACACCCTCCTCCGGCTCCCCCTgctgcagttgctgctgctgctgctggtgcaggccgtggggagggggctgggccgCGCCAGCCCGGCCGGCGGCCCCCTGGAAGATGTGGTCATCGAGAGGTACCACATCCCCAGGGTCTGTCCCCGGGAAGTGCAGATGGGGGATTTTGTGCGCTACCATTACAACGGTACTTTCGAGGACGGCAAGAAATTTGACTCGAG ctatGACCGCCACACCTTGGTGGCCATCGTGGTAGGCGTGGGGCGCCTCATCACTGGCATGGACCGAGGCCTCATGGGCATGTGTGTCAATGAACGACGACGCCTCATTGTGCCTCCGCACCTAGGCTATGGCAGCATCGGCGTGG CGGGGCTCATCCCCCCCGATGCCACCCTCTACTTTGACGTGGTCCTGCTGGATGTATGGAACAAGGAGGACACCGTGCAGGTGAGCACCTTGCTGCGCCCACCCCACTGCCCTCGGATGGTCCAGGACAGTGACTTTGTGCGCTACCACTACAACGGCACGCTGCTGGATGGCACTGCCTTCGACACCAG CTACAGTAAGGGTGGGACTTATGACACCTACGTGGGCTCTGGCTGGCTGATCAAGGGCATGGACCAGGGTCTGCTGGGCATGTGtcctggagagagaaggaagatcgTCATCCCTCCATTCCTGGCCTATGGCGAGAAAGGCTATG ggactgTGATCCCCTCACAGGCCTCGCTGGTCTTCCACGTCCTACTGATTGACGTCCACAACCCAAAGGACACCGTCCAGCTGGAGACACTTGAGCTGCCGCCTGGCTGTGTCCGGAGAGCCGTGGCTGGGGACTTCATGCGTTACCACTACAATGGGTCCCTAATGGATGGCACTCTCTTTGACTCCAG CTACTCCCGGAACCACACCTACAATACCTATGTGGGGCAGGGCTACATCATCCCTGGGATGGACCAAGGCCTTCAAGGCTCGTGCATGGGGGAGCGCCGGAGGATCACCATCCCCCCCCACCTTGCCTACGGGGAGAACGGGACTG GAGACAAGATCCCTGGCTCTGCTGTGCTGATCTTTGACGTCCACGTGATCGACTTCCACAATCCTGCGGATCCAGTGGAAATCAAGACACTGTCTCGGCCCCTGGAGACCTGCAACGAGACGGCCAAGCTCGGGGACTTTGTTCACTACCACTACAACTGCTCTCTGCTGGATGGCACCAGGCTCTTCTCCTC CCATGACTACGGGGCCCCTCAGGAGGCGACTCTGGGGGCCCACAAAGTGATCGAAGGCCTGGACACGGGCCTGCAGGGCATGTGCGTGGGAGAGAGGCGGCAGCTCGTGGTCCCCCCGCACCTGGCACACGGAGAGAGCGGAG CCCGGGGGGTCCCTGGCAGTGCTGTGCTGCTGTTTGAGGTGGAGCTAGTGTCTCGGGAGGATGGGCTGCCCACGGGCTACCTGTTTGTGTGGCACGAAGACCCTCCTGCCCACCTGTTTGAACACATGGACCTTAACAAGGATGGCGAGGTCCCCGTGGAGGAG TTCTCCACCTTCATCAAGGCTCAAGTCAGTGAGGGCAAAGGCCGCCTCCTGCCTGGCCAggatcctgagaaaaccataggaGACATGTTCCAGAATCAGGATCGCAACCAGGATGGCAAGATCACCGCCGAGGAGCTCAAGCTGAAGTCAGACGAAGACCAGGACCGGGTCCATGAGGAACTCTGA
- the NT5C3B gene encoding 7-methylguanosine phosphate-specific 5'-nucleotidase isoform X2 has translation MAEEVSTLMKATVLMRQPGRVQEIVGALRKGGEDRLQVISDFDMTLSRFAYNGIRCPSSYNILDNSKIISEECRKELKALFHHYYPIEIDPHRTIKEKLPHMVEWWTKAHDLLCQQKIQKFQIAQVVRESNAMLRDGYKTFFNTLSQNNIPLFIFSAGIGDVLEEMIRQRKVFHPNIHIMSNYMEFDEDGFLNGFKGQLIHTYNKNSSVFENSNYFQQLQGKTNILLLGDSMGDLTMADGVPGVENILKIGFLNDKVEERRERYMDSYDIVLERDETLDVVNGLLQHILQQGDWTEMQGS, from the exons ATGGCGGAGGAGGTGAG CACCCTGATGAAGGCCACGGTCCTGATGCGGCAGCCTGGACGGGTGCAGGAGATCGTGGGCGCCCTCCGCAAGGGCGGGGAAGACCGCTTACAG GTCATTTCTGATTTTGACATGACCTTGAGCAGGTTTGCATATAATGGAATACGATGCCCTTCTTCTTACA ACATTCTGGATAACAGCAAGATCATCAGTGAGGAGTGCCGGAAAGAG CTCAAAGCGCTTTTTCACCATTATTACCCAATTGAGATTGACCCACACCGGACCATCAAAGAGAAGTTACCTCACATGGTAGAATG GTGGACCAAAGCACATGACCTCCTGTGTCAACAGAAGATTCAGAAGTTTCAGATAGCCCAGGTGGTAAGAGAGTCCAATGCAATGCTCAG GGATGGATACAAGACATTCTTCAACACCCTTTCGCAGAACAACATTccccttttcatcttttctgcgGGCATTGGGGATGTCCTGGAAGAAATGATCCGGCAGAGGAAGGTGTTCCACCCCAACATCCACATCATGTCTAACTACATGGAGTTTGATGAAGAT GGCTTCCTAAACGGATTCAAGGGCCAGCTCATCCATACCTACAACAAGAACAGCTCTGTGTTTGAGAACTCCAATTACTTCCAGCAGCTTCAGGGCAAAACCAACATCCTCCTGCTGGGAGACTCCATGGGGGACCTCACAATGGCTGATGGGGTTCCTGGCGTGGAGAACATTCTCAAGATTGGCTTCCTAAATGACAAG GTGGAGGAGCGGCGGGAGCGCTACATGGACTCATATGACATCGTGCTGGAGAGGGACGAGACGCTGGATGTGGTCAATGGGCTGCTGCAGCACATCCTGCAGCAGGGTGACTGGACAGAGATGCAGGGCTCCTGA
- the NT5C3B gene encoding 7-methylguanosine phosphate-specific 5'-nucleotidase isoform X1: protein MDELSFWSTCPGPSCPLDPFDHANCKPGNDHPGQGFCSTRNGTHVPSASWDPPRPQHRALKQGLHAHSATRPSRGRLPLQTLHRTHHLWARSRHPNPTPPPDPPPAPGSAQVGSGACAVQARGGRCVHAADRPASAMAEEVSTLMKATVLMRQPGRVQEIVGALRKGGEDRLQVISDFDMTLSRFAYNGIRCPSSYNILDNSKIISEECRKELKALFHHYYPIEIDPHRTIKEKLPHMVEWWTKAHDLLCQQKIQKFQIAQVVRESNAMLRDGYKTFFNTLSQNNIPLFIFSAGIGDVLEEMIRQRKVFHPNIHIMSNYMEFDEDGFLNGFKGQLIHTYNKNSSVFENSNYFQQLQGKTNILLLGDSMGDLTMADGVPGVENILKIGFLNDKVEERRERYMDSYDIVLERDETLDVVNGLLQHILQQGDWTEMQGS from the exons ATGGATGAGCTTTCATTCTGGTCCACCTGTCCAGGGCCTTCCTGCCCTCTGGAC CCTTTTGATCATGCAAACTGTAAGCCTGGAAATGACCACCCTGGTCAGGGTTTTTGCTCTACAAGGAATGGCACCCACGTACCCTCTGCCTCTTGGGACCCTCCCCGTCCTCAACACAGGGCTCTCAAGCAGGGTCTGCACGCGCACAGCGCCACGCGGCCCTCCAGAGGCCGCTTGCCTCTCCAGACCCTGCACCGAACCCACCACCTCTGGGCTCGAAGCCggcaccccaaccccaccccgcccccggatccgccccccgcccccggatCCGCCCAGGTCGGAAGCGGCGCCTGCGCAGTGCAGGCGCGGGGCGGTCGTTGTGTCCACGCCGCCGACCGGCCCGCGAGCGCAATGGCGGAGGAGGTGAG CACCCTGATGAAGGCCACGGTCCTGATGCGGCAGCCTGGACGGGTGCAGGAGATCGTGGGCGCCCTCCGCAAGGGCGGGGAAGACCGCTTACAG GTCATTTCTGATTTTGACATGACCTTGAGCAGGTTTGCATATAATGGAATACGATGCCCTTCTTCTTACA ACATTCTGGATAACAGCAAGATCATCAGTGAGGAGTGCCGGAAAGAG CTCAAAGCGCTTTTTCACCATTATTACCCAATTGAGATTGACCCACACCGGACCATCAAAGAGAAGTTACCTCACATGGTAGAATG GTGGACCAAAGCACATGACCTCCTGTGTCAACAGAAGATTCAGAAGTTTCAGATAGCCCAGGTGGTAAGAGAGTCCAATGCAATGCTCAG GGATGGATACAAGACATTCTTCAACACCCTTTCGCAGAACAACATTccccttttcatcttttctgcgGGCATTGGGGATGTCCTGGAAGAAATGATCCGGCAGAGGAAGGTGTTCCACCCCAACATCCACATCATGTCTAACTACATGGAGTTTGATGAAGAT GGCTTCCTAAACGGATTCAAGGGCCAGCTCATCCATACCTACAACAAGAACAGCTCTGTGTTTGAGAACTCCAATTACTTCCAGCAGCTTCAGGGCAAAACCAACATCCTCCTGCTGGGAGACTCCATGGGGGACCTCACAATGGCTGATGGGGTTCCTGGCGTGGAGAACATTCTCAAGATTGGCTTCCTAAATGACAAG GTGGAGGAGCGGCGGGAGCGCTACATGGACTCATATGACATCGTGCTGGAGAGGGACGAGACGCTGGATGTGGTCAATGGGCTGCTGCAGCACATCCTGCAGCAGGGTGACTGGACAGAGATGCAGGGCTCCTGA